Proteins encoded within one genomic window of Acidovorax sp. 107:
- the narJ gene encoding nitrate reductase molybdenum cofactor assembly chaperone, whose protein sequence is MFKKNPTSVRLTLRALGYLLSYPDAQLRSVMPQLIDALQAEQALTAERMEELKAVCQHLAALDPLEAEARYVDNFDRGRQTSLHLFEHVHGDSRDRGPALIDLMQTYEKAGLQFEADELPDHLPVVLEFASTQPPEVAKEFLGEMAHILNALFSALVARNSPYASVIAAVLEVSGQRVQSVALTPEPPMDEVWAEPEAFGGCSTQGQSKPDQPQPVHFVRTPRAERAPEGVSV, encoded by the coding sequence ATGTTCAAGAAGAACCCGACCTCCGTGCGACTGACTCTGCGGGCCCTGGGCTACCTGCTCAGCTACCCCGATGCGCAGCTGCGCAGCGTGATGCCGCAGCTGATCGATGCGCTGCAGGCAGAGCAGGCCCTGACCGCCGAGCGCATGGAGGAGCTGAAGGCTGTGTGCCAGCACCTCGCGGCGCTGGACCCGCTGGAAGCCGAAGCCCGCTACGTGGATAACTTCGACCGAGGCCGCCAGACCTCGCTGCACTTGTTCGAGCATGTGCACGGCGACTCGCGCGATCGGGGCCCGGCGCTCATCGACCTGATGCAGACCTACGAAAAGGCCGGCCTGCAGTTCGAGGCCGACGAGTTGCCAGACCACCTGCCCGTGGTGCTGGAGTTCGCCTCCACCCAGCCGCCCGAAGTGGCCAAGGAATTCCTGGGCGAGATGGCCCACATCCTCAATGCGCTGTTCAGCGCGCTCGTGGCGCGCAACAGCCCCTACGCCAGCGTCATTGCCGCCGTGCTCGAAGTTTCGGGTCAGCGCGTGCAGTCGGTCGCGCTGACGCCCGAGCCGCCTATGGACGAAGTCTGGGCAGAGCCCGAAGCGTTTGGCGGTTGCAGCACCCAGGGCCAGTCCAAGCCTGACCAGCCGCAACCTGTGCATTTTGTCCGTACCCCCCGCGCCGAGCGGGCACCAGAAGGAGTCTCCGTATGA
- the narI gene encoding respiratory nitrate reductase subunit gamma, whose amino-acid sequence MTAWLDTLLFGIYPYICLAVFFIGSWARFDRDQYTWKSDSSQLLRTGSLRWGSNLFHIGVLFLFFGHTFGMLTPHFVYEHFISAGNKQLMAMVSGGIAGLLAFVGISILLHRRLSDARIRATSKTSDIVLLILLWLQLALGLATIPLSAQHLDGSMMMKLAEWGQRVVTFRSGGVELLAEAGWIFKAHMFLGMSIFLIFPFTRLVHVWSGFGTLAYVLRPYQVVRARRLNLPPGHMQSQDRRA is encoded by the coding sequence ATGACCGCCTGGCTTGATACCCTGTTGTTTGGCATCTATCCCTATATTTGCCTGGCCGTTTTCTTCATTGGCAGCTGGGCGCGTTTCGACCGCGACCAGTACACGTGGAAGAGCGATTCGTCGCAGCTGCTGCGCACCGGCAGCCTGCGCTGGGGCAGCAACCTGTTCCACATCGGCGTGCTGTTCCTGTTCTTCGGGCACACCTTTGGCATGCTGACGCCGCACTTTGTGTATGAGCATTTCATCAGTGCAGGCAACAAGCAGCTCATGGCCATGGTCTCCGGGGGCATTGCGGGCTTGCTGGCCTTTGTGGGCATCTCCATTTTGTTGCACCGTCGCCTGTCGGACGCGCGCATCCGCGCCACGTCCAAGACCAGCGACATTGTTCTGCTGATCCTGCTCTGGCTGCAACTGGCGCTGGGCCTGGCCACCATCCCGCTGTCGGCACAGCATCTGGACGGCTCCATGATGATGAAGCTGGCCGAGTGGGGCCAACGGGTGGTGACGTTCCGCAGCGGCGGGGTGGAGCTGCTGGCCGAGGCCGGCTGGATCTTCAAGGCCCACATGTTCCTGGGCATGAGCATCTTCCTGATTTTCCCGTTCACCCGCCTGGTGCACGTCTGGAGCGGCTTTGGCACGCTGGCCTACGTGCTGCGTCCCTACCAGGTGGTGCGTGCGCGCCGTCTGAACCTGCCTCCAGGCCACATGCAGTCGCAAGACCGCCGCGCCTGA
- a CDS encoding peptidylprolyl isomerase — protein sequence MSGCGTGSCGCGSTDSSAAAATASTLTPTQSAAYEALAATMDQAPPLAAPSPDAGHPRGLVADIARINGVALNAAHELLDEEALRQRACTELLRQAAQQAGLLSADDVPGSEGAISTEASDAIEQLLDRELPVPDPSEEACRRYHEAHPAAHAQGERAQLRHVLFAVTPGVDVKQLRLRAEAMLIDLRCADDGGAKFAEAAAQWSNCPSGQQGGDLGWLTRADCAPEFAREVFGSAEIGVLARLVHSRFGLHVVEVVARDPGQQPSFEEVRQAISLTLRQQAWVNALRQYLQLLAGAAVVDGVALDAADTPLVQ from the coding sequence ATGAGCGGATGTGGAACCGGGAGCTGCGGATGCGGCTCCACAGACAGTAGCGCGGCGGCAGCCACTGCCAGCACGCTGACGCCCACGCAGTCGGCAGCCTATGAAGCCTTGGCCGCAACGATGGATCAGGCACCGCCACTGGCTGCGCCGTCGCCCGATGCCGGTCACCCGCGCGGTCTGGTGGCTGACATCGCGCGCATCAACGGTGTCGCCCTGAATGCGGCGCACGAGTTGCTGGATGAGGAGGCCCTGCGCCAACGGGCCTGCACGGAACTGCTGCGGCAGGCTGCCCAGCAGGCAGGGTTGCTGTCGGCAGACGATGTTCCGGGCTCCGAGGGCGCGATCAGCACCGAGGCCTCGGACGCGATCGAGCAGCTGCTGGACCGCGAGCTGCCCGTCCCTGATCCGTCAGAGGAAGCTTGCCGACGCTACCACGAGGCCCACCCAGCGGCACACGCCCAGGGCGAGCGCGCACAACTGCGCCACGTGCTCTTTGCCGTGACGCCGGGCGTGGACGTGAAGCAGCTGCGCCTGCGGGCAGAGGCCATGCTGATCGACTTGCGCTGCGCAGACGATGGTGGTGCCAAGTTCGCCGAGGCAGCCGCCCAGTGGTCCAACTGCCCCAGCGGCCAGCAGGGCGGCGACCTGGGCTGGTTGACCCGTGCCGACTGCGCGCCAGAGTTCGCCCGCGAGGTGTTTGGCAGCGCCGAGATCGGCGTGCTGGCGCGCCTGGTGCACAGCCGCTTTGGCCTGCACGTGGTGGAAGTGGTGGCCCGCGACCCTGGGCAGCAGCCCTCGTTCGAGGAAGTGCGCCAGGCCATCTCGCTCACCCTGCGTCAGCAGGCCTGGGTGAATGCGCTGCGCCAGTACCTACAGCTGCTGGCCGGTGCGGCCGTGGTGGATGGTGTGGCACTGGACGCGGCGGATACCCCGCTCGTGCAGTAA